The Candidatus Nitrosymbiomonas proteolyticus genome has a segment encoding these proteins:
- a CDS encoding lysine--tRNA ligase, with translation MTEELSLREVRLQKLERLRELGLDPYAVERFDSTGSADDLLQLFPSEGDFAESEAPDVAFAGRIVSYRLMGKAGFAHLSDGEGKIQAYFRKDDLSEEAWEAYTLLDIGDHVGVQGFLFRTRTGERSIHVREFKPLSKCLHALPIGKEKDGQQWYALEDIEARYRHRHLDLIANKPVRDRLVTRSKMVSAVRKYFDKQGYIEVETPMLQIVAGGAAARPFLTHYNAYDIDVKLRISLELYLKRLICGDLPKVFEIGKVFRNEGVSNRHNPEFTLLEWYEAYANLEDVMGHVEGLFRFVVEQVYGSSLCRLSDPATDADSSPGQLLDFSKPWARVDLLTEIERHTGLTAADLSSLDKAKDALGDRKVVNPQNGKRIIADEEHHLGGLIEKLLEVFVEPTLIEPTFVVGYPIETSPLAKKDPHNPRITRRFEAYIGGREVANAFSEINDPIDQRERFEMQQRQAERGDEESHPMDEEYIYALECGMPPTGGCGIGIDRLVMTLTGADSIREAVLFPMMKPESRNGGED, from the coding sequence ATGACCGAAGAGTTGTCCTTGAGAGAGGTTCGCCTTCAGAAGCTGGAGCGGCTTCGCGAGTTGGGGCTCGACCCGTATGCGGTCGAGCGGTTTGACTCAACAGGCTCTGCCGACGATCTTCTGCAACTGTTTCCTTCCGAGGGGGACTTTGCCGAATCCGAGGCACCGGACGTCGCGTTTGCCGGCAGGATCGTAAGCTATCGGCTGATGGGCAAGGCGGGATTCGCCCATCTTTCGGATGGAGAAGGAAAGATCCAGGCCTACTTCCGCAAAGATGACCTCAGCGAGGAGGCGTGGGAGGCGTACACCTTGCTCGACATCGGCGACCATGTTGGAGTGCAGGGATTTCTGTTTCGAACCCGCACCGGCGAGCGGTCGATCCATGTCCGTGAATTCAAGCCACTCAGTAAGTGCCTCCACGCCCTGCCGATCGGCAAGGAGAAGGACGGCCAGCAATGGTACGCGCTCGAAGACATCGAGGCGCGCTACCGGCATCGGCACCTGGACCTCATCGCCAACAAGCCCGTTCGAGACAGGCTCGTTACTCGAAGCAAGATGGTGTCGGCCGTCCGCAAGTACTTCGACAAGCAAGGATACATCGAGGTCGAGACTCCAATGCTTCAGATCGTGGCGGGCGGAGCGGCGGCGCGCCCGTTTCTGACGCATTACAACGCGTACGACATCGACGTCAAGCTCCGAATCTCGCTCGAACTCTATTTGAAGCGGCTGATCTGCGGCGATCTGCCGAAGGTGTTCGAGATCGGAAAGGTGTTTCGGAACGAGGGCGTCTCGAACCGCCACAACCCCGAGTTCACGCTGCTCGAGTGGTACGAGGCGTACGCAAACCTCGAAGACGTGATGGGGCATGTGGAGGGGCTGTTCCGGTTCGTCGTCGAGCAGGTCTACGGGAGCTCGCTGTGCCGGCTTTCGGACCCCGCGACGGATGCCGATTCAAGCCCCGGCCAATTGCTGGACTTCTCCAAACCTTGGGCGCGGGTGGACCTGCTCACCGAAATCGAGCGGCACACGGGACTTACTGCAGCCGACCTATCGTCGCTGGACAAGGCGAAGGACGCGCTGGGGGATAGGAAGGTCGTCAACCCTCAAAACGGAAAGCGGATCATTGCAGACGAGGAGCACCATCTGGGCGGACTCATCGAAAAGCTCCTCGAGGTGTTCGTCGAGCCCACCCTGATCGAACCCACATTCGTCGTCGGATATCCCATCGAGACCTCGCCGCTCGCCAAGAAGGACCCCCACAACCCCCGAATCACGCGCCGATTCGAGGCGTACATAGGGGGTCGCGAGGTCGCTAACGCGTTCTCTGAGATCAACGACCCGATCGACCAGCGCGAGCGGTTCGAGATGCAGCAACGCCAAGCCGAGCGTGGGGACGAGGAATCGCACCCGATGGACGAGGAGTACATTTACGCGCTGGAGTGCGGTATGCCTCCGACCGGGGGGTGCGGTATCGGGATCGACCGGCTCGTCATGACCCTCACCGGCGCGGACTCCATCCGTGAAGCCGTGCTCTTCCCGATGATGAAGCCCGAGTCGAGGAACGGCGGCGAGGACTGA
- a CDS encoding 30S ribosomal protein S12, translating to MPTVNQLVRKGRRTPKVKSKSPALKGNPQRRGVCTIVRTMTPKKPNSALRKVARVRLTNGVEVTAYIPGIGHNLQEHSVVLVRGGRVKDLPGVRYHIIRGTQQTAGTNNRMQGRSKYGAKRPKAAK from the coding sequence ATGCCAACAGTCAATCAACTGGTGCGGAAAGGGCGCAGGACGCCCAAGGTGAAGTCGAAGTCGCCGGCGCTCAAGGGCAACCCCCAGCGCAGGGGCGTCTGCACGATCGTACGAACGATGACGCCCAAGAAGCCCAATTCGGCTCTCCGCAAGGTGGCGCGCGTCCGATTGACGAATGGCGTCGAAGTCACGGCCTATATCCCCGGAATCGGCCACAACCTTCAGGAGCACTCGGTGGTCCTCGTTCGAGGAGGCCGTGTGAAGGACCTTCCCGGCGTGCGATACCACATCATCCGCGGTACACAGCAGACTGCCGGCACGAACAACCGAATGCAGGGTCGCAGCAAATACGGCGCCAAGCGGCCGAAGGCGGCGAAGTAA
- a CDS encoding 30S ribosomal protein S7 — protein sequence MPRKGPVSKRRILPDPVYGSELAQRFINRMMLDGKKSVSERIFYSAMANLEQKTGEPAIEVFERAMQNVMPNVEVRPRRVGGQTYQVPMDVRPERRRALALRWLIESARKRSGNTMVDRLTSELLDAANGTGVAVKKREDTHRMADANKAFSHYRF from the coding sequence ATGCCGAGAAAAGGTCCAGTTTCCAAGCGAAGAATTCTTCCCGATCCCGTGTATGGCAGCGAACTTGCGCAGCGGTTCATCAACCGGATGATGCTCGACGGCAAGAAGTCCGTGTCTGAGAGGATTTTCTACTCAGCGATGGCCAACCTCGAACAGAAGACCGGAGAACCCGCGATCGAGGTGTTCGAGCGCGCCATGCAGAACGTGATGCCGAATGTCGAAGTGCGCCCTCGACGCGTGGGCGGCCAGACGTACCAAGTCCCGATGGACGTACGGCCTGAGCGCCGACGCGCCCTCGCATTGCGTTGGCTCATCGAGTCTGCTCGGAAGCGGTCGGGCAACACGATGGTCGACAGGCTGACGTCTGAACTGCTCGACGCCGCCAACGGCACGGGCGTTGCGGTCAAGAAGCGCGAGGACACCCATCGCATGGCCGATGCGAACAAGGCGTTCTCGCACTATAGGTTCTAA
- a CDS encoding elongation factor G has translation MARTHPLERIRNIGIAAHIDAGKTTTTERILYYTGRQHKMGEVHEGSATMDWMEQEQERGITITSAATTCYWKGTNGDREDHRINIIDTPGHVDFTVEVERSLRVLDGVVAVFCAVGGVQPQSETVWRQANKYSVPRIIYVNKMDRLGANFFDVVDKIRKRLGSNAAPIQVPWGAESDYKGYVDLITMKATKYTSDDGKQFEEIDCPPELVELAAEWREKMIESIADFDDSIMETFLEGGEINEADLRSALRKGTIAGNVVPVLSGSSFKNKGVQAMLDAIVDFLPSPLDVGAVHGVDPKTEQEVLRNPSDTEPFCALAFKIMSDKYVGRLTYLRVYSGLLKKGSTVLVCYRDPQTNEFRSRSERVGRILQMHANHREDLDEADAGSIVGVIGLNDVHTGQTVCQEGKAVVLEAIRFPEPVIQIAIEPKSRADQEKLATSLLRLAQEDPTFRMHTDPESGQTIISGMGELHLEIIVDRLSREFGVQANQGKPQVAYRETVRVKSKAEGRFVRQTGGSGQYGHCWLELEPLPPGSGIQFENKVVGGAVPKEFIPAIEKGVREAAQSGIMAGYPVVDVKISVVDGSYHEVDSNENAFRQAGVLGFREAMKKANPVLKEPIMHVEVTTPEANVGDVVGDINSRRGRIEGMEPGMGGVTVINAHVPLAEMFGYVTTLRSLTQGRATPNVTPSHYEEVPQGIAAEIVAKAQGGR, from the coding sequence ATGGCACGGACGCATCCCCTCGAACGCATACGCAACATCGGTATTGCCGCTCATATCGACGCGGGCAAGACCACGACGACCGAGCGGATCCTCTATTACACGGGTCGCCAACATAAGATGGGCGAGGTTCACGAGGGCTCGGCGACGATGGACTGGATGGAGCAAGAGCAAGAGCGGGGAATCACCATCACCTCCGCCGCGACGACTTGCTACTGGAAGGGAACCAACGGTGACCGAGAGGATCACCGCATCAACATCATCGATACGCCCGGACACGTCGACTTTACCGTCGAAGTCGAACGCTCGCTACGCGTGCTCGATGGCGTCGTAGCCGTATTCTGCGCTGTCGGTGGAGTCCAGCCCCAATCAGAGACCGTCTGGCGGCAGGCGAACAAGTACAGCGTCCCCCGGATCATCTACGTGAACAAGATGGACCGCCTTGGGGCCAACTTCTTCGACGTGGTCGATAAGATTCGCAAGCGATTGGGTTCGAATGCCGCTCCTATCCAAGTGCCTTGGGGCGCGGAGAGCGATTACAAAGGGTACGTTGACCTTATCACCATGAAGGCGACGAAGTACACCTCCGACGACGGCAAGCAATTCGAGGAAATCGACTGCCCGCCGGAGTTAGTGGAACTCGCCGCCGAGTGGCGCGAGAAGATGATCGAGTCGATCGCCGACTTCGACGATTCCATCATGGAGACCTTCCTCGAAGGGGGAGAGATCAACGAAGCCGACCTCCGATCCGCGCTGCGCAAGGGCACCATCGCCGGAAACGTCGTGCCCGTCCTAAGCGGATCGAGCTTCAAGAACAAGGGCGTTCAGGCGATGCTCGATGCCATTGTCGATTTTCTGCCATCGCCGCTCGACGTTGGTGCCGTTCATGGCGTCGACCCCAAAACCGAGCAAGAAGTCCTGCGGAACCCGAGCGATACGGAACCGTTCTGTGCGCTGGCGTTCAAAATCATGAGCGACAAGTACGTTGGCAGGCTGACGTACCTGCGCGTGTACTCCGGATTGCTCAAAAAGGGAAGTACCGTGCTCGTTTGCTACCGCGACCCGCAGACCAACGAGTTCCGGAGCCGTTCGGAGCGCGTGGGCCGCATCCTTCAAATGCACGCCAACCACCGAGAGGACCTCGATGAGGCGGACGCAGGCTCGATCGTAGGCGTTATCGGCCTCAACGACGTGCATACGGGTCAAACGGTTTGCCAAGAGGGCAAAGCCGTGGTATTGGAGGCCATCCGCTTCCCGGAACCTGTCATTCAGATCGCCATCGAACCGAAAAGCCGCGCCGACCAGGAGAAGCTGGCGACCTCGCTCCTCCGTCTGGCCCAAGAAGACCCGACGTTTCGGATGCACACCGACCCAGAGAGCGGCCAGACCATCATTTCCGGCATGGGCGAACTCCACCTCGAAATCATTGTGGACCGGCTGAGCCGTGAGTTTGGAGTCCAAGCGAATCAGGGCAAGCCGCAAGTCGCCTACCGCGAAACTGTCCGGGTCAAGAGCAAGGCCGAAGGGCGCTTCGTTCGGCAAACGGGCGGCTCGGGCCAATATGGCCACTGCTGGCTTGAGTTGGAGCCGCTGCCGCCTGGATCGGGGATTCAATTCGAGAACAAGGTCGTCGGCGGAGCGGTCCCGAAGGAGTTCATTCCTGCGATCGAGAAGGGCGTGCGCGAAGCGGCGCAATCCGGCATTATGGCGGGCTATCCCGTCGTCGACGTAAAGATCTCGGTCGTGGATGGAAGCTATCACGAGGTCGACTCCAACGAGAACGCGTTCCGGCAGGCAGGCGTGCTGGGATTCCGAGAGGCGATGAAGAAGGCGAATCCTGTCCTCAAGGAGCCGATCATGCACGTCGAAGTGACGACTCCGGAAGCGAACGTAGGAGATGTAGTCGGCGACATTAACAGCCGCCGAGGACGAATTGAGGGCATGGAACCAGGCATGGGCGGGGTCACCGTCATCAATGCCCACGTGCCGCTCGCAGAGATGTTCGGGTATGTTACTACGCTGCGGTCTTTGACGCAAGGACGAGCGACGCCGAACGTAACACCCTCGCATTACGAGGAGGTTCCGCAGGGAATCGCGGCGGAAATCGTTGCGAAAGCCCAGGGCGGAAGATAG
- a CDS encoding type II secretory pathway, pseudopilin PulG, which produces MRQLPRRQKGTLGMTLIEVICVVGIVASLAALMFPTFASSRRAAQVGVCLSNLQQCDRALKLYSIDFDDMVPRGKDCVDLQIPEVHPASIRPEIRAIPLLTDLTGPYLQKREVWRCPLDSGTLALDTAPHMAFPNHPSLFESCGMSYSFITSLGLGASWTSIERLSEQMILADQAGHWHPGSQALDPRMMIGDHMTLWQTYRYNIAYFDGHVAQNRTYTQHRDAWGRSR; this is translated from the coding sequence GTGCGCCAACTGCCGAGACGCCAAAAGGGGACCCTAGGGATGACTCTCATTGAAGTCATCTGCGTCGTGGGGATTGTCGCTTCCCTCGCTGCCCTCATGTTTCCGACGTTTGCAAGCAGCAGGCGCGCTGCTCAAGTCGGGGTGTGCCTGTCGAACCTACAGCAGTGTGATCGTGCCCTTAAGCTCTATAGCATCGACTTCGACGACATGGTGCCCCGAGGGAAGGATTGCGTGGACCTGCAGATTCCAGAGGTCCATCCCGCTTCCATTCGCCCAGAGATTCGAGCCATCCCTCTGCTGACCGATTTGACAGGGCCCTATCTTCAGAAGCGGGAGGTCTGGCGATGCCCGCTGGATTCCGGGACGTTGGCCCTCGATACCGCGCCGCACATGGCGTTTCCCAACCATCCTTCGCTGTTCGAATCGTGCGGAATGTCGTACTCGTTCATCACTAGCTTGGGCCTAGGCGCTAGTTGGACCTCGATCGAGCGGCTCAGCGAGCAGATGATCCTAGCCGACCAAGCGGGGCATTGGCATCCGGGTTCGCAAGCGCTCGATCCGCGAATGATGATCGGGGACCACATGACGCTCTGGCAAACCTACCGCTACAACATTGCCTACTTCGACGGGCATGTGGCCCAGAATCGTACGTACACGCAGCACCGCGATGCCTGGGGGCGCTCCCGATGA